A window of Fusarium musae strain F31 chromosome 1, whole genome shotgun sequence genomic DNA:
TTCTCTtgtcaacaagaagatgaccGGTTTCACTATGCTTCATGATGCCATGTTCCAGTACTTCTCCAACACCCAAATCGGTACGGAAGAGTTCACCGAGTTCTTCGAGATGGTCAAAGGCGACGAGAGCGGAGATTTATTGAAGAACATGGCTTTCACTCGTAATGGCGCCAAGCTCACATGCCTGCTTCTTGCCCATGGCTCCTCAAAGGACCGAAAGCAGATTCTCAAGACATATAAGGACACCTACCTCCTTATGTCCGGCGACATTTGGGCCCACCTTATCCTCCTTGCGGCCTACGACGTTGTCGATGACACCAAACTCACTGCCAAGACCATCTTCCCCGAACTCATCGGCGAGGGCGAGAACGTCGCCCAGAATGTTGTCGCAACAGCCAACAACCCCTTTGCCAGGTCAACAATTCTTTACCTTTTCGAGGGGTTAGCCAAGAGTCTCTTCCCTTCTAGCCAATCATTTGATGtcgaacttctcaaggaggTTCACGAGATCCGGAAGACAACAAGTAAGAAAGATGAGGACATTCGACGCAATGAACTCATTACTGCTGTTTCTCCCCAGCTCATCACCGCCATCGCAGAGGCACCCACTGAGCTGACCGCGACCGCTTTTGGGTGCCAGTTCATTACCGACGTTCTTCTCTCAGGTGTCGGTGAGAAGCAAGCTGCTCTTGAGGCCATTGCTCAGTCAGCCGGCGGTGACCCCAGCCAGGAGCCAGCCGAAGACGATCTTCAACCCCAGATCCACATTTCACGGACACCTCACGGCGCTCGCATGCTCAAGTCGTTAATCCAAGGGGGCAAATATGACAAAGCAGCTGGCAAGATCATCCCTGTAGACCCTCCTCTGGAATTCTCCAACACTCTCTATCCCGTCATCAAGGAACACATCATGGACTGGGCCACCGGCCCCGGCTCATTTGTTGTTGTGGGTCTCCTTGAGGCCCGTGACTTCAGTGAGGTTGATGCGCTCAAGAAAACACTCAAGAAGAATAAGAAGATTCTCGAGAAGGCTGCGACAGAGGAGACAGCTGAGCAGAAGGCGACACGTGAGGCTCAGGAAACTGCGCCTAAGGGAGCTAAGAAGGGTAAGAAGAAGGGCGACAAGCCTGTTGGTAATGCTGGTAGCAAGCTTTTGTTGGAGAAGCTGTAAACACGGTTTGAAGATACTGGACAATGGGTGGAGAGGAAGTGCTTTATTTATCATATATCAGGCGTATAAAACTAGGGTGTTTTTGACAATGATATCACGGACTATGATATGTTGCTTACCTATCCATTTTCTGACTGTCCATTGCAGCCAAGTGAGCAGCACTGATTTTCATCGAATATTGCGAGCATGATGAAACGATGCATGAGGTACAATTGCGAAGGAAATGCGACCCAGGCAATGATTGGCCGCCTTGGGTTGGTGCTGTGCAACGATATACACAACTAACGGTTACAGTATTGCGCCACAAGGGTCACACATGGCAGTGGCGGTTGTATCTACCCGAATGTCTATGTTGCCCCCATAGTAAGGGCTCTTTGGGACGTAGGGTGTAAAAGGAATGTACTGTGGTGCTCGTAGAGAAGTAGGAGAATACCATGGGATATCATATACATACTTGCATATGGATGCTAACATCCTCACCTACGTATATCACTCGATTGTGGTTCGGACGACGTCTCTACGTTTTACAGAAGAGTGCCTAGCTGTTGGATATAATGTTCTTTTAAAGGCGTTGCGTAACTCTGTGTTTCCATGGCAGTTAGAAGTGTTACAGTGATCCAACGTTTCATACTACCTCGCCGAGGCATGAAGCTCAATATGTATTTGGACTTCTATGAGGCATCAGAGTTCAGGGGGGGATCAAGCGCAACTAAGGTAGGCAGCCAATCTTTTCACTACCAAATAGGTTAAAGGCACAGAGCAATACCGCCGAGCCATGATAAATCGAGTATATTCATGTTAGCCTGACTTGAGTATACTCGGACTTATTCACTCCTTGGTTCGTGTGTTGGTGATCTAATGATTCGCAAACTATTGCGCGAGAGAGGCACTTGGTTGCTTCTTAACAATCGTCACTCAGCTATATGAGGTACCTCAGCCATTTGTCAGGCACGCTGTGAGCATAAGTTGCCAAAGTCCAAGTAAGTTGGGCACTGCTTTCAATATGGCTTTTGATCGTGATCTTTGAGTGGCTGTGATGGAGGAAGTTTGGCCGACAGCTGTTGGCAGCTGGTAACTGACAAACTTCCTTCGCTTCCGCCTCCTTTCCTTCTCATTATAGGTACCAGGCGTAACCCGCCAAAACCGCGCGCAACGTCACAGATGCAATCGTTTCATTTCTCCTCGATTCTctgctttcttctttcatTCCTTGATTTCCGTTCGTTTGTGTGCTTTTCTATCAAGTCGGCGGTGATATCATCCACCTTTTTAGGAGCAGAGCAACAGGATCTTGCGTAGGTActtatcttcttctccccagATTCACGGAAACTGCGATACTATATCAAACGAAACTTCTTGCGGTGGCCACAAACGCAAACCAATATCATACACAACAGGGAGCGAAACCCAAACAGACaaatattcttttcttcctctcaaCTGCCCGTTTGCTTCCCTTGCTATACTGCGTTTGCCGATATGACCACAAGCCTACAACCTCGCCATGGTCAAGATTGCCGTACTGACAAGGCATACTACGAATGTAGTTACTTCGACTTTGAGTTTAAAGGCTGCTGCTCTCACGATCCATGCATCAGGCCTCGTGGCTGTCGCGACGACGAATCTTCCGACCACGGTTCGTGGCTAACTCGCGGCATGTCAGGCACCGAGAGCGGTGCTTCAGAGGCCACTGTTATTGAGAGCGCCATAGATGTGAGGTCTGCTGTTGGGAGAATTTTCACTGCGAGCTTTCCTTCAGATGACTCTGACACCGAAAGCACTCTCGTGACTCGAAGACGACCCTCTTCACACACCAGCATGGGCGAAGATACTGAAAACGATGCTTCCCCTCGTAGACATTCACACTCGAAGACCATGACAGACTCGGGTACTACTCGTACAATCCCTAATTCGATTCGAATTACGGTGACCAAGAATACGGTTATATTCACCAGCAAGCTGCCTTCCAGCAGCACACCCATTGAATCAATCACCGAGACCACGGTCGATACAATCccaacctcctccttccaGAGTACGCCGGCACAGGGCCCTACTGAGACAGATGCCTCAAGCCTTTCAGCAGATGACAGCGACACTGGAGGTCCTTCCATTGGCCTCATTGTGGGAGGCGTAGTTGGGGGTGTTGTGGCTCTAGCTCTCATAGTTCTTGTTGTGATTATTCTTCGTCGTCGCAAAGATACCGACGGGCAACTTGACAGCGCTGACATGCCCTACAACAACTTTGAtgaaaaggaggaaaagagcTACCTCAGTCGGATGTTGTCACGCAGCACCAACAAGGGAGGCACCGATCCGTTCGCACCATTTGGAGGTACGTCTCATCGATATGCACCATCAGAGTCAGCGTCAAAAGTGGCCGACTCTCTTCCGAAACAAGTACTAAATCTACTCTGCAGGCCGTATCGACAGAGTAGACGACCCCCTCCGCCCACCCCCTGGCACTTTTGAGATGGACGCCACAGAAAACGTTGTCCATGAGCTTCCAACAGCTACTTTCAGCGACGCCCAAGGAAATGTGTCTCAAACAGGAGGTCATGCGGCTGCCGGCCAGCCAGACCGTCCTATCCAAAATGGACCTGCTGCAGCACCTGAATATCCCCCAGCAACCATGTATCCTGTTGACCCTCGGGCCAACCTCAACGCCACTCTTGAAGATCGCCAACAAAAACACTTTGTCAACCACTGGAACCAGTATAAATCCCTGGGGGATGATGCGAATCAAGGGTCATGATTTTTATGGAAGTCTCGAGGGCTCAGGTGTTCACCATTGACGAGGTCAATATCGCAAGCATTTTCTGGTGTTGTGCGGAGAATGACTACTTTGCATTTCCCCCTTTCTTTTTGTACAATATGAGTCGCTAGTTGGAAGTCGAATACTACCTATAAGTAGGTTGCAACAATCAAAAAGGTGGCGCGCAGATCTGAGCGATGTGAAAGCCCCTCTCATCACCGTATCGACATGCGGATTCTCCTATTGGACAACGACAGCACACACTCGGTAGTCCAATGTTTCCCGCCTGCGGCCCGCTCCACGGAGCTGAATCGGGCGAGTTTCCGTCCCTGCTGTATCACCTCACTGCTTGCTTACGGTCGAGAGCTGACCACCGTCTTACTATGCCTCCAAATGATGAAACCATTCAATTCGAGCTAACTATATGCCGAGGACTTCTGTACTGTACATAGCCCCCGCTGCTACCATGCAGGATACGCAGGTCGACCAATCTGGGCTGATGTCTGACTGTACATACATCACCAGTCATAGCTTGGACTAGTTTCACCACAACTGTCTGGTCGTCGACAGGGACCTATTACGACACTTGTATCCTGCACAATGTCCTGCCAAGATGAGGGGTGATGGTATATCGAGCCTATCTGGGTTCACCGACCAAGACACAACAGGTTGTGGCTTCAGCTGGTCTCAGAATAGCAACAAAGCAGAGAGAATCTGACAGGTGGGTGCGAAGCAGTGTGCGAGCAACCAGCCTGCCAGCCCAGCATTGAATTATAAAAGACCCGTCAAGGGACTGCTACCTCGACCAGAATGATCTAGTCCAGTCTCAAGCATTTCGTACTATCCCTTCTCAGTAACACCACTGGTCAACAtgccttctcaacctcaatccaAACAGATCTTCCTTCCGCTCGAGGATGGCTCACACCatgaagcaaaagaagatgCTTTTGCGGCCCCCAAACGCATCATCATTTGCTGTGACGGCACTTGGCAGTCCTCGGTGTCAGGCCTGAAGAACATCCCGTCCAATGTTACAAGGCTTGCCCGTTCAATTGCTCGTAGCGGCAAGgacaaagaggagaaagtGTGGCAGCAAGTAGTTTACTACGATGCTGGCATTGGAACGGGAGACCTGGGTCAGGCAGAAGCCAATCGGCAGGGAGGTGCTGGCATTGGCTTTGTGGGCAACGTTATTGAAGCCTACAACTTTATCGTCCTGAACTACAATATTGGTGACGAGATCTTTTGCTTTGGCTTCTCTCGAGGAGCTTATACCGCTCGTGCAGTCGCAGGTCTCATCACTGATATTGGTATTGTCTGTCCCAAGGATCTGCAAGATTTCCCTGACCTTTACGCCCTATACCAGAAGAATCCTGATGGTTTCCATTTCCGCAAGTCGCAAGCTTACATGGAATGGGTTAACGGTGTGCCATCTAAGAAGGAGGCTAATGGGGGATCTCAAATTCAGTCTCAATGGGAcagtcctcctcatcacgaTGCCCCTGAGTCGTCTAGATTCGTCAAGGTTGTCGGTGTTTTTGACACTGTTGGAAGCTTGGGTATCCCCGATTTGCCATGGACTCGTTTCAATCTCAAGTTTCTCGAGAAGGCCGTCGGGATCGCCGATCCTGGTTTTCATAACATTCATCTGAGCCCTTGTTAGTGACCCCTCTCGTACTTCATATCCTCAGAACTGACGACTTCGCAGACATTCATCATGCTTACCATGCTTTGGCTCTGGATGAACATCGAGCACCCTTCTCGCCCAGTCTTTGGCACTTCCCAACCAACAAGGACCATCACCCTCCCGAGCCCGCTAAGGATATAGAGCAGCTTTGGTCCGATTGGGAGAAGATTTACAAGAACTCCAGCGCAACAAAAAAGCAGCTAGAAGATGCATGGGGTGCTGTAGTTGATGGTGAGATGTATGAACATCTCCGGGGTAAGAAGTCAGAATTATTACAAGTATGGTTTCCAGGCGTACACATCAACATCGGCGGCGGGAATGATGACCTCCTtactgagaagaagagtgatCTAGAGCGTAAGTTGTTGCATCTTCGAACTGCTGGATGTGCACTGACAAGTATAGAAATCGCACTGATCTCATTCGCCTGGATGTGTGAGCAAGTCGCACCTTATTTGCAGTTTGTCGAAGACGGTAGCTTGAGTGAGCTTGGAAAATCAGCCGTCCAAGACCGCTATAACCTCCTCAAACCACTCCTAACTAACATCCAAAACggagatgagaaggactACGGCCCTGGGCCATTGTCTAGCCGCGTTGCAGCCTCCTTGGACCGCACAGGTATCAAGAAAGCAGA
This region includes:
- a CDS encoding hypothetical protein (EggNog:ENOG41), whose amino-acid sequence is MSGTESGASEATVIESAIDVRSAVGRIFTASFPSDDSDTESTLVTRRRPSSHTSMGEDTENDASPRRHSHSKTMTDSGTTRTIPNSIRITVTKNTVIFTSKLPSSSTPIESITETTVDTIPTSSFQSTPAQGPTETDASSLSADDSDTGGPSIGLIVGGVVGGVVALALIVLVVIILRRRKDTDGQLDSADMPYNNFDEKEEKSYLSRMLSRSTNKGGTDPFAPFGGRIDRVDDPLRPPPGTFEMDATENVVHELPTATFSDAQGNVSQTGGHAAAGQPDRPIQNGPAAAPEYPPATMYPVDPRANLNATLEDRQQKHFVNHWNQYKSLGDDANQGS